The Salmo salar chromosome ssa19, Ssal_v3.1, whole genome shotgun sequence DNA window acaggtaacttaaactctatttttattattcaaacagttgagagtatttgtctcctaagcagacacttcagtatcgttgtcacttcagagctgtgtgtgtatgtgtgtatgtatgtatgtatgtatgtatgtatgtatgtatgtatgtatgtatgtgtatatgtatgtgtgtatattatatatatatatatatatatatatatatatatatatatgtgtgtgtgtgtgtgtgtgtgtgtgtgtgtgtgtgtgtgtgatatatatatatatatatatatatatatatatatatatatatatatatatatatatatatatatatacacacatacacatatatatatatatatatatatatatatacatatatacatacacacacatacatatatatatatacatacacatatatacacacacacacacatatatatatatacatacacatatatacacatacacacacatatatatatatatatatatatatatatatatgtgtgtgtatgtatatatgtatgtatatatatatatatatgtatgtgtgtgtgtattttatatatatatatatatatatatatatatgtatgtgtgtatgtatgtatatatatatatatatatatatatatatatatatatatatatatatatatatatatatatatatatatatatatatatatgtgtgtgtgtgtgtgtgtgtgtgtgtgtgtgtgtgtgtgtgtgtgtgtgtgtgtgtgtatatatatatatatatatatatatatgtgtgtgtgtatatatatatgtgtgtgtatatatatatgtgtgtatatatatatatatatacacacacacaatatatatatacacacacacatatatatacacacacatatatatatatatcacacatatatatatatatatatatatatatatatatatatatatatatatatatatatatatatatatatatatacacacaatatatatatatatatatatatatatatatatatatatatatatatatatatcacacacatatatatatatatatatatatatatatatccatatatatatatatatatatatacacatatatatatatatatatacacacacacattatatatatatatatatatatatatatatatatatatatacacacacatatatatatatatatatatatatatatatatatatatatatatatatatatatatatatacatacacacacatacatatatatatatatacatacacatatatatacatatatatatacacacacacacacacacacacacacacacacacacacacacatatgcatgtaaatgtgtatatatatatatgtatgtgtatatatatgaacctcaaatacaaaatatatatttttttttgttactacatgattccatacagtatgtgctatttcatagttttgatgtcttcactataattctacaatgtataaaatagtaaaaataaaaacccttgaatgagtaggtgtctaaacttttgacaggtactgtatgtacacacacacaaaaacatcctattgGCATGTACACCTACCTATTCTATAGACACCCAACGCATTCATAAATCAAGCATTTTTAGTAAATGCTCATCAATCAAACAAATATATGAGAAAGTGTAGGAGGAAAAAGGGATTATTTACTTTGTTTTGATTGCTGTCACAGAACTCAGCCTGTCAGTGTGTAACATATATGGTACTGTACAAGTAGCAGCAAAGTCCTTTTAATTCATTCTTGCAATGAGAAAGTTAGTGCATTTAAGGCTTGATCTGCGAGGTTCTGGGACTAAGCTATTTTAGGTCTTATTCAAAGCTCTGTAGAGAGATGTGATGTGAATCAAGTGGTGCCCCTCACCATGAATTATGGAGTGTTTGTGGACTTTCTTCTGCttccctgctctcctcctcccgcactctcccccctctctctctctttatttcactCTCACACACTTTCTCCTTCTCACAcatccctccttcccccttcACACATTGACACTgtgtctctcacacactctgactcctcccctcctcaccctctctctatctctctctccctctgacactGCTGAATACTGACTAGATTTATAGATGTGCTACGTGGGGGTTGGAATCAGAAGCAGGTAATGTGGACGAGGCGACTCATTCTCTCCCTACCATTAACCAAAAGGAATGGGAGGCTGACTGACGagtagattatttatttcatgggCCCCCATTGagaccttgtgtgtgtgttttcatggaGTTGATTTGTGTGTTCTTGCATACACCTAGTGAATTATGCACAGTTGTGGGACTCACCTTGTAAAACCTACGATTTAGACTTGTAAAACACAAGCGTTATTAACTGTCAAAAGCTTTCCGGATTAAGAACCGTAATCCACTTTGCTGCAATGCCCCTGCAATGCAACATCCGTTGTCCTTAgtctttcgtgtgtgtgtgtgtgtgtgtgtgtgtgtgtgtgtgtgtgtgtgtgtgtgtgtgtgtgtgtgtgtgtgtgtgtgtgtccttagtCTCAGTGTATATGCGTGCGTGTCTATTTCACCATATTGTGCCACCAAGAGGAAGGTGGAAGAAAAAACTCAGTTCTCCTCttctcagctcatgaaaaataGCTGGGAAAGGGCAAATATTTGAGCGTCGCCGATAGAGCTGTACTGTTAGCCCAGAAATAAATACAGCTCAATCCTCCCAGGTGCTTCGATGCAGTCTTCTCTGCTGAAGCAAACCTGCCTGGCAAATGTTTACAAGGGGAAAGAATGAGTAAGAGAAAGGAAGAGCGACACAGGGTTGattttaaattaatttgttcTCGTATAAATCACTGCTTGTCTGCAGTCCATTATTTTAGCTGTGCTCATACATTTTATGTGACGTGTATATTTTAGATGAGATCGCATTGTGTCGACATCTAGCCTCTTGCCAGGGTGTTCAGCCTTTAATTTGTTTGCCTCGCGTAACCTCAAACACAGAGACGGTATTTAATGTAGAAGGCCATAAAGTTAATTTGAGCACCAATCCAATCCCACATGAATGCATTCTGTCCAGAGTTGGTTGATCtcccctcttttttttttttttcctttggcCTTCTAAACTAAATTCTCAACCCTCTAGGCATTTTCGGTTGTAGTATGGTTGGGCGTAGGTTTTATATCAGACCAACTGAAGGATTGCACAagtttttcaaaatgttctttCGATGTTGCCCTACAATAAGTTTAAGACACATTTGTGATATAGGTCAAATCCAAAAACACTGAGACCAGATTTTTCATTTTaagctgccaaaataaaggaaaaaccaACACAAAGTCTCTTTAATAGGACagtgggccaccacgagccagaacagcttcaatgcgccgtggaatagattctacaagtgtctggaactattGGCAggatttatttgtatttgtatttattatggatccccattagctgctgccaagacagcagctactcttcctggggtctagcaaaattaaggcagttatacatttttttaaacgttacaatacattcacaacagatttcacaacatattaagtgcgTGGCCTCAGGCCTctactctactatcacatatctacaacacaaaatctatgtgtgtgtgtgtgtgtgtgtgtgtgtgtgtgtgtgtgtgtgtgtgtgtatagtgcctatgtaatcatgtgtttgtatgcatgtgtctgtgcatatatttgtgttgcttcacagtccccgctgttccataaggtttatttatatgtttttaaatcaaattttactgcttgcatgagttacttgctgtggaatagagttccatgttgtcatggctctaCGTAGTACTATGCACCTCTCAgaatctgttctggacttggggactgtgaagagacatgtcttgtggggtatgcatgggtgtccgagctgtgtgctagtaactcaaacagacagcttggtgcattcagcttgtcaatacctctcacaaatacaagtagtgatgaagtcaatctctcctccactgtgTGCGagatgactgaacagtagtccaggtgtgacataACTAAGGCCTGTAGTacctgtcttgttgatagtgctgttaagaatgcaaacaagcgctttattatggacagacttctccccatcctagctgctgttgtatcaatatgttttgaccatgatagtttacaatccagggctactccaagcagtttagtctcctcaacttgctcaatttccacattgtaggtttagggtttagtgaacaATTttttcccaaatacaatgcttttagtttttttaaatATTAAAGATTAACTTAttacttgccacccattctgaaactaactgcagcactTTGTTAAGtcttgcagtcatttcagtcgctgtggtagctgacgtgtatagtgttgagtcatccgcatacatagacacactttactcaaagccagtgggatatcgttagtaaagattgaaaaaagtaaggggccttgACAGTTGAATGGGTTATTCCTGATTCTTACCTGGATTTTGTTGGATAGGCTTCCATTAatgaacaccctctgtgttctgttagtaaggtaactctttatccacaatatagtagggggtgtaaagccataacacatcagTTTTTCCAGCAGCGGACTattatcgataatgtcaaaagccacactgaagtattacaaaacagcccccacaatatttttatcatcaatttctctcagccaataatcagtcatttgtgtaagtgctgtgcttgttgaatgtccttccctataggcatgctgaaagtctgttattGATTTGTTTACTGtcaaatagcattgtatctggacaAAAGTTTacaaagggttggtaacaggctgattggtcggctatttgagccagtaaacgGGGCTTTACTATCCTTAGGTAGGGGaataacttttgcttccctccaggcctgagggcacacactttcgagtaggcttaaattgaaaatttggcaaataggagtggcaatatcgtctgctattttcctcagtaattttccatccaagttttcAGGCCCCGGTgggttgtcattgttgatagaaagCCATAAtttgttcacctcttccacacttagttttcggaattcaaaattacaatgctaatcttgccaatgaaaaaaattattaaagtagttgccttctgattcaatgaatgatggagcggcCTCTTCACGaatgtcttagtgtgtttggacaatgatagtttggtgatgtggacacgaaAGAACTTGAGTCTCGACACCGCTCAACTACAGGGCGGTGAAATGTTTTCCTATAGTTCACGATCAGCCccattgtcttgctcacattgagggagagattgttgtcctgacaccacactgccaggtctctgacctcctccctaaaggctgtctcatcgttgtcggtgatcaggtcacTGTTgtctcatcagcaaacttaatgatggttttggagtcgtgcttggccacgcaatcgtgagtgaacagggagtacaggagtggactaCGCACCCcaaccccagtgttgaggatcaacgtggcagatgtgttacCACCTGGgagaggcccgtcaggaagtccaggatccagttgcagtggtgtttagtcccagggtctttagcttagtgatgagctttgtgggcactatggtgttgaatgctgagctgtagtcaatgaacagcattctcacataggtattccttttgtcctggtgggaATGGGCAGTTTGGAGTGCGATTGATATTGTGGATCTGTTggcgcggtatgcaaattggagtgggtctagggtttccagcgtaatggtgttgtgagccatgaccagcctttcaaagcacttcatggctaccgacgtgaatgctacggggcggtaatcatttaggcaggttaccttctcattctttggcacagggactatagtggtctgtttgaaacatgtagatattacagacacggtcagggagaggttgaaaatgtcagtgaagacacttgccaatgGGTCCATGCATGCCATCTGGCACCACGGCTTtataggtcttgctcacatcatccggaacagctggtgctcttatgTATGCTTTAATGTTGCTTGCTTCGAAGtgtgcataaaaggcatttagcccatctggtaggctcacatcactgggcagctcgtggctgggtttccctttgtagtccgaaatagtttgcaagccctgcaacatccaacgagcgtcagccggtgtagtaggattcaatcttaatcctgtattgacactttgcctgtttgatggttcgtctgagggcatagtgggacttcttataagcatccggattagtgtcccactccttgaaagcggtagctctagcctttagctcgatgcggatgttgcctgtaatccaaggcttctggttgggatatgtacgtacattcactgtggggacgacgtcgttgatacacttattgatgaacccggtgactgaggtggtatactcctcaatgccaatggatgaatcccggaacatattccagtctgtgctagcaaaacagccctgtagcgtagcatccgcttcCGTAtttagcgagtcactggtacttcctgctttagtttttgcttgtaagcaggaatcaggaggatagatttATGGTTAGATTTGCCAAATTGAGTTTTATTtatacatctctgtgtgtggagttaaGGTGGTCTttgtattgtttttttcccctctggttgcacatgttagATGctagtagaaatgaggtaaaacagatttaagttcccctgcgttaaagtccctggccactaggagcgccgctttttctgagcattttcttgtttgcttatggccttatacagctgagtgcggtcttagtgccagcattggtttgtggtggtaaatagatggctacaaataatatagatgagaactctcttggtagatagtgtggtctacagcttattatgaggtactctacctcaggcgagcaatacctcaagacttcttttaatattagacattgcgcaccagcagttagtgacaaatagacacacacccccgaccCTCGTCTTaacagacgtagctgctctgtcctgccgatgcacggaaaacccagccagctctatattatccgtgtcgtcattcagccacgaaaGTTTTTAATGTCTccttggtaggatagtcttaatcgtagatcgtccagtttATATTCCTATGATTGCACTTTGGCCCATAGTACGGAGGGTAGTGGTGGCTTACCTACTCGCCGACAAATTCTTACAACGCACCCTGCCCTCCTCCCCCCTTTTCTCCTTCTTTCCTTCATGctaatgacagggatttgggcctggtctcgagaaagcagtatatcgtttGCGTCAGACTCAATAAAGCAAAAAatatttgtccagttcgaggtgagtaatctctgttctgatgtccagaagctatttttgttcataagagatggtagcagcaacattatgtacaaaataatttacaaacaaaatagcacagttggttaggagcctgtaaaacggcagccatcccctccggcgccattatgtCAATGATATAATGTCAttaatctttgtttcatagtgtttcATCTTATTATTCAGTTTagtcaattcctcatcaattcaTAGGGATTTaatagtttttacagtcattttcttaatgggtgcacatttataaaaaaaactgggataagcaattgtATAAATgagtcaagtgcagcatctggtttgctcctcattacacaccacggaccaacaaatattctttacatcaacaacataggaatcgtTACAAAACTGACATTTGACAGAGCCTCCTGAGTGACGCAGCAgtcttaaggcactgcatcgcagtgttgcggcgtcactacagcctggggttcgattccaggctgtagggAGGGCTTTACTTCGCTTATTGCGCAATAGCGACTTCTTGTGGTGGGCTGGGCAAATGCAGGCTGATTttgaactgtgtttcctccgacacattgctgcagctggcttccgggttaagcgagcaggtgttaagaagcgcggcttggttggtcatgtttcggaggacgcatgactcaaccttcacCTCTCAGCGATGAGACAATATCttaatcatgaaattggggagaaagggggggggggataaaataataataatgacgtGACATCGTTCTTCCATGATaaatccataatttggtgttttgttgatgatgTTGGAAACcgctgtctcaggcaccgctccTGAATCTCGCATTAGTTTTAATTGGATTGAAATTTGGTGACCGAGActgccatggcatatggtttacattgttttcatgctcattCAGTGACTTGtgtcctgtggatgggggcattgtcttcctatgggggcatagccatggtagtaGCCAAAGTAATGGCcttcccagcatttttatacGTGACCCTATAGCATGATGGGTTGTTAATTGTTTAATTAACTCAGTAACCACACCTGTATGGAaggacctgctttcaatatactttgtatccttcATTTACTCAAGTGATTCAATTATATTGGCATGTAATGCTTTTGTCAAAtgttctgtggaaattgttaagTAGTCATTGTGCATGGAGTTTTACTTTGTAACCATTTGGTTATTTAACTTTGTAaccattttgtttttgtttgacatacattttaaagtgaaaaatctgagtcccTGTGTCACTTTGTTGCTATGGAATTGAAAGGCCGCCACAACTGACAAATGTCTCTGTCTTCTATAGGTCCATGGAGCAGGTACCATGAGGCTGCACTGCAGGatccttcccctcttcctccctatcCTCAAGCCCCTAGCACGTCAAAGACCGCTCTGCTGCCTCCCAGCCAATGGCAGGCCAACCACAGCCCCCAgactcttcccctcctcctgtcACCTGACCACTGATGTCCCCTCCTCCCAGCCCCTGGTTGGCCAAGATACAACGGTCAAAGTTATGGGCTACTCCTACCCTCGTGATGACTTCACCAACGTGACCAGCAAGATCCTGGCCAAGGTGGGCTGCAACCTGCACAACCAAGCCCACCATCCTCTCTGGCTCGTCAAAGAGCGAATCAAAGCCCACTTCTACCGTGCCTACATCATGCGCTCTGGCAACCCACTTTTCTCGGTCCATGACAACCTCAGTCCGGTGGTGACGACGGAGCAGAACTTTGACAGCCTGCTCATCCCGCCCGACCACCCCAGCCGGAAGCGAGGCGACAACTACTACCTCAACCGGAGCACCATGCTGCGAGCTCACACCTCCGCCCACCAGAGGGAGCTGGTGTGCTCCGGGCTGGACGCCTTCCTGCTGGCGGGTGACGTGTACCGAAGGGACGAGATCGACGCCAGCCACTACCCCGTGTTCCATCAGATGGAGGGTGTACGCCTCTTCTCCAACCACGAGGTCAGTATAAATGGTTGTGGAGTTAAAGTACTGATATATTCAAACTAAACTCAACACTGCCATGAGAAGCTCCAGTGTTATTGATTAGCTTCTAATCCTAACCACAAGGTCAAGGCCTTCTCTGTAGTGTCACAACATGGTTAAAGAGTAGGACTCACAAAGTAGGATGAATACAGTGGGCTCTTGTTACACAGTGGAGAGATCTACTGTTTTATCGATTTAAATATGCTGTTTTGAGTGCTGTAAAGACATTGATAAGTCATCTTAGATTCACATACAGTAACTCACCTTTTTTACCCCCAAGTTGTTTGCCAAGGTGTCAAGTGGAGAGGACCTGTCTCTCTTTGAGAGTGGGGGGCACCGGACCCCTCAGAAGCAGGAAACACACACTCTGGAGGCAGTTAAGCTTGTGGAGTTTGATCTGAAACAGACCCTCGACCGTATGGTCAGACACCTGTTTGGAGAAGGTAAACAACATTCCAAGTTCAAGTTTGTTGATAGGGACATCTTACCTTCCGATGGGTcttgagaaagagagaagaaatgCAATAAAAATTCTCCCATAGTCCTTTAAGGCCAGTGGTCTCTAGAAAGAAAGGACATTTTTTTGATACTTTTGGGATCAGTCCCTCGCCTTTTGTCTCAACCAgtcctttcttctcctctatcTACCTTCatattctcctctcttctctgtgcCAGAGCTGGAGATCCGCTGGGTGGAGTGTTACTTCCCCTTTACCCATCCCTCCTTCGAGATGGAGGTGCGTTTCCAGGAGGACTGGCTGGAGGTGTTAGGCTGTGGAGTAATGGAGCAGGAGCTGGTGCACTCTGGTAAGCACATctgttgagagacacacacacacacacacacgaacgcatgaacacagacacaccctcATTCACTCTTCCAAACACACATGCACTTACTGTATACATGAGCACAAACATGCTTTCACAAGAAAATGCACTTTCATAGACATACACACTTGGGCAAATACAAACTTATGCTTGCATACACTTACTCTGTCTCACACatacaaatacagtgcattcggaaagtattcagaccccttccctttttccacattttgttacgcaacagccttattctaaaagggattaaatagttatttttccctcatcaatctacaccaataccccataatgacgaagcaagacacgtttttagacatttttgcaaatgtattgaaaataaaaaacagaaatactttatttacaaacagtaccagtcaaaagtttggacacctgctcattccagagtttttctttattttttttactattttctacattgtagaataatagtaaagacatcaaaactatgaaataacacatatggaaccatgtattaaccaaaaataagtgttaaacaaatcaaaatatattgtagattcttcaaagtagccctgATGACGTTATCTCAATCAGCttgatgaggtagtcatctggaatgcatttcaattaacaggtctgaacaggtgtgccttgtcaaaagttaatttgtggaatttctgtccttcttaatgcgtttgagccaatcagttgtgttgtgacaaggtggggttggtatacagaagatatccctatttggtaaaagaccaagtctatattatggcaagaacagctcaaataagcaaagagaaacgacagtccatcattacttcaagacatgaaggtcagtcaatccaaaacatttcaagaactttgaaagtttcttcaagtgcagtcgcaaaaaccatcaagcgctatgatgaaactggctttcatgaggacctccacaggaaaggaagacacagagttacctcagCTGCAAAGGATAAGGTCATTAGAGttacagcctcagaaattgcagcccaaataaatgcctaACTGagtccaagtaacagacacatcagctgttcagagtagactgcgtgaatcaggccttcatggtcggatTTCTGCcaagaaaccaatactaaagaacaccaataagaagaagagacttgcttgggccaagaaacatgagcaatggacataagacgggtggaaatctgtcctttggtctgatgagtccaaatttgagtttTTTGGTTccatctttgtgagacgcagagtaggtgaacggatgatctctgcatgtgtagttcccagcGTTAAGCATGGAGTAGACgttgtgatgatgtgggggtgctttgctggtgacaccgtctgtgatttatttcgaattcaaataaatcaaactttatttgtcacatgcgccgaatacaacaagtgtacactgcgtgcacaattattaggcaaattgtattcctcgggattaattttattgttgaacaaacacaatgctctcagtcaatccaaaatgttattgaacctcaaacctgaatgtttaacaaaggaaaagtgagttttgtctttctcagggaaatatatgtGTGCACAATTTTTAGGCAACTATtcgtgtgcagaattattaggcaactgaattacaaaaataatttatctcaactcacttgtttattctcaatttttagactaagtgtaacagataaataacacaaaatgacaattatataacatttttggcctttcaaaaatattcagtgaccactatagccacccttattttcaataactgccatgagccttccatccatggagtctgtcagtttcttgatctgttcacgatcgattttcgctgaagcagcaaccacagcctcccaaatgctgttcaaaaaggtctATTGTCTTCCATCGCTGTAAATCTCacatttgagaagggcccacaagttctcaataggatttaagtcaggtgaggaagggggccaggtcattattcaggcatctttgaggcccttgctggctagacaagc harbors:
- the fars2 gene encoding phenylalanine--tRNA ligase, mitochondrial isoform X1; protein product: MRLHCRILPLFLPILKPLARQRPLCCLPANGRPTTAPRLFPSSCHLTTDVPSSQPLVGQDTTVKVMGYSYPRDDFTNVTSKILAKVGCNLHNQAHHPLWLVKERIKAHFYRAYIMRSGNPLFSVHDNLSPVVTTEQNFDSLLIPPDHPSRKRGDNYYLNRSTMLRAHTSAHQRELVCSGLDAFLLAGDVYRRDEIDASHYPVFHQMEGVRLFSNHELFAKVSSGEDLSLFESGGHRTPQKQETHTLEAVKLVEFDLKQTLDRMVRHLFGEELEIRWVECYFPFTHPSFEMEVRFQEDWLEVLGCGVMEQELVHSAGASNKIGWAFGLGLERLAMVLYGIPDIRLFWSQDDRFLKQFCLPSINDPVTFQPLSKYPPLINDISFWLPAEGYTENDFYDLVRSIGGDLVEKVTLVDQFTHPKCRCLIRRGLQGTDKINADPVAMKERLARRKSRTQKHSHCYRITYRHMERTLTQEEVRVLHASIEHTAEQELGVKGRY
- the fars2 gene encoding phenylalanine--tRNA ligase, mitochondrial isoform X2 encodes the protein MRLHCRILPLFLPILKPLARQRPLCCLPANGRPTTAPRLFPSSCHLTTDVPSSQPLVGQDTTVKVMGYSYPRDDFTNVTSKILAKVGCNLHNQAHHPLWLVKERIKAHFYRAYIMRSGNPLFSVHDNLSPVVTTEQNFDSLLIPPDHPSRKRGDNYYLNRSTMLRAHTSAHQRELVCSGLDAFLLAGDVYRRDEIDASHYPVFHQMEGVRLFSNHELFAKVSSGEDLSLFESGGHRTPQKQETHTLEAVKLVEFDLKQTLDRMVRHLFGEELEIRWVECYFPFTHPSFEMEVRFQEDWLEVLGCGVMEQELVHSAGASNKIGWAFGLGLERLAMVLYGIPDIRLFWSQDDRFLKQFCLPSINDPVTFQPLSKYPPLINDISFWLPAEGYTENDFYDLVRSIGGDLVEKVTLVDQFTHPKTQKHSHCYRITYRHMERTLTQEEVRVLHASIEHTAEQELGVKGRY